The Burkholderia pyrrocinia genome has a segment encoding these proteins:
- the trmB gene encoding tRNA (guanosine(46)-N7)-methyltransferase TrmB, translating to MMHDDPNEAGLPPHDDAIPDETADGADEVNPLHHRRIRSFVTRAGRVSTGQRRALDELGPRFVVPYAPEMPDWNAVFGRSAPRILEIGFGMGASTAEIAANRPGDDFLGVEVHEPGVGALLKLIGEQDLPNIRIIQHDAVEVLEHMLAPESLDGVHIFFPDPWHKARHHKRRLIQPPLVAHLASRLKPGAYIHCATDWQNYAEQMLEVLGAEPTLENTAADYAPRPDYRPVTKFERRGLRLGHGVWDLVFRKRAG from the coding sequence ATGATGCACGACGATCCGAACGAAGCCGGCCTGCCGCCGCACGACGACGCCATTCCCGACGAAACTGCCGACGGCGCCGACGAAGTCAATCCGCTGCACCACCGCCGCATCCGCAGCTTCGTCACGCGCGCCGGCCGCGTGTCGACCGGCCAGCGCCGCGCGCTCGACGAACTCGGCCCGCGCTTCGTCGTCCCGTATGCGCCGGAGATGCCCGACTGGAATGCAGTGTTCGGCCGCAGCGCGCCGCGCATCCTCGAGATCGGCTTCGGGATGGGCGCATCGACCGCGGAAATCGCGGCGAACCGCCCCGGCGACGACTTCCTCGGCGTCGAGGTGCACGAGCCGGGCGTCGGCGCGCTGCTGAAGCTGATCGGCGAACAGGACCTGCCGAACATCCGCATCATCCAGCACGACGCGGTCGAAGTGCTCGAGCACATGCTCGCGCCGGAAAGCCTCGACGGCGTGCACATCTTCTTCCCCGACCCGTGGCACAAGGCGCGCCACCACAAGCGCCGGCTGATCCAGCCGCCGCTCGTCGCGCATCTCGCGTCGCGCCTGAAGCCCGGTGCGTACATTCACTGCGCGACCGACTGGCAGAACTACGCGGAACAGATGCTGGAAGTGCTCGGCGCGGAGCCGACGCTCGAAAACACGGCTGCCGACTATGCGCCGCGCCCCGACTACCGCCCGGTGACGAAGTTCGAACGGCGCGGGCTGCGGCTCGGCCACGGCGTGTGGGATCTGGTGTTCCGCAAGCGCGCAGGCTAA
- a CDS encoding cupin domain-containing protein, translated as MSDFITVLRETCPTPVLDATKWKRIGGDPHTVNLNAYVSKDGSKIMGTWICTPGKFEVNYEKWEFCHFLDGYCIITPEGEESVHLKAGDVFVIEPGMKGTWEVVETVRKYFVFA; from the coding sequence ATGTCCGATTTCATCACCGTTTTGCGCGAAACCTGCCCGACTCCGGTCCTTGACGCGACCAAGTGGAAGCGCATCGGCGGCGATCCGCACACCGTGAACCTCAACGCTTACGTCTCCAAGGACGGCAGCAAGATCATGGGCACCTGGATCTGCACCCCGGGCAAGTTCGAGGTGAATTACGAGAAATGGGAGTTCTGCCACTTCCTCGACGGCTACTGCATCATCACGCCGGAAGGCGAGGAGTCGGTGCACCTGAAAGCCGGCGACGTGTTCGTGATTGAACCCGGCATGAAAGGGACCTGGGAAGTGGTGGAGACGGTGCGCAAGTACTTCGTCTTCGCCTGA
- a CDS encoding DUF1439 domain-containing protein — protein MTASCAPGRRRFLAATIGAVGVCVSLAACASTFPFIPDHYTFSRGDVQKAVARKFPYQKTVAQVVDVSLANPAVNLLPDQNRVAVQLDAHFESPFLRAPVSGKFTVSGQLAYDAPSRSVVLKAPAVDSLVLDGDAQMYGQQVGAAAGLLATQLLTNYPIYTFKPEQLQFAGVNYEPGTITILTNGIRVAIVEK, from the coding sequence ATGACCGCATCTTGCGCGCCCGGCCGGCGCCGTTTTCTCGCTGCAACCATTGGCGCCGTCGGCGTGTGTGTATCGCTCGCCGCCTGCGCGTCGACGTTCCCGTTCATCCCCGATCACTACACGTTCTCGCGCGGCGACGTGCAGAAAGCCGTCGCGCGCAAGTTCCCATACCAGAAGACGGTCGCGCAGGTCGTCGACGTGTCGCTCGCGAACCCGGCCGTCAACCTGCTGCCGGACCAGAACCGCGTCGCCGTACAGCTCGACGCGCATTTCGAGAGCCCGTTCCTGCGCGCGCCCGTCAGCGGCAAGTTCACCGTGTCGGGCCAGCTCGCGTATGACGCGCCGAGCCGCTCGGTCGTGCTGAAGGCGCCGGCCGTCGACAGCCTCGTGCTCGACGGCGACGCGCAGATGTACGGGCAACAGGTCGGCGCGGCCGCCGGCCTGCTCGCGACGCAGTTGCTGACCAACTATCCGATCTATACGTTCAAGCCCGAACAACTGCAATTTGCCGGGGTGAACTACGAACCCGGTACAATTACGATTCTTACAAACGGCATACGCGTGGCGATCGTCGAAAAATGA
- a CDS encoding LysR substrate-binding domain-containing protein, producing MDLRQLRYFVKVVECGNVTHASEALHVAQPAVSQQMRNLEQDLGMQLLERSVRGVAPTAAGRTLYQHALELLRQADGTRELLRRDADTPQGRVTVGMPSSTARMLAIPLARAVRDRYPGIMLELIEAPSADLDTLLERARLDLAIVVDAVDTRGIAIHRLLTETLYLITWPGFHVPDDPVPLDAIARMPLVLPSAPNTIRNRVDWAMREAGLSYEISFEASSTGLLFAAVMAQLGVTILPWTAAHVEIEERKLKLSTVAHRLFARDLSLCWHDTALVSNAVQKVKAEIVRLFDMLGQRPEWASENADRA from the coding sequence ATGGACTTGAGACAGTTGCGCTATTTCGTGAAGGTCGTCGAATGCGGCAACGTCACGCATGCGAGCGAGGCGCTGCATGTCGCGCAACCCGCGGTGAGCCAGCAGATGCGCAATCTCGAACAGGATCTCGGGATGCAGTTGCTCGAACGGAGCGTGCGCGGCGTCGCGCCGACCGCCGCCGGTCGCACGCTGTACCAGCACGCGCTCGAGCTGCTGCGCCAGGCCGACGGCACGCGCGAGCTGCTGCGCCGCGACGCCGATACGCCGCAGGGCCGCGTGACGGTCGGGATGCCGTCGAGCACCGCGCGCATGCTGGCGATTCCGCTCGCACGCGCGGTGCGCGACCGTTATCCGGGCATCATGCTGGAGCTGATCGAGGCGCCGAGCGCCGATCTCGACACGCTGCTCGAACGCGCACGGCTCGATCTCGCGATCGTCGTCGACGCGGTCGACACGCGCGGCATCGCGATCCACCGGCTGCTGACGGAAACGCTGTACCTGATCACATGGCCCGGGTTTCATGTGCCGGACGATCCCGTGCCGCTCGACGCGATCGCGCGGATGCCGCTCGTGCTGCCGAGCGCGCCGAACACGATCCGCAACCGCGTCGACTGGGCGATGCGCGAGGCCGGGCTGTCGTACGAGATCAGCTTCGAGGCGAGCTCGACCGGGCTGCTGTTCGCGGCCGTGATGGCGCAGCTCGGCGTGACGATCCTGCCGTGGACGGCCGCGCACGTCGAGATCGAGGAACGCAAGCTCAAGCTGTCGACGGTCGCGCACCGGCTGTTCGCGCGCGACCTGTCGCTGTGCTGGCACGATACGGCGCTCGTCAGCAATGCGGTGCAGAAGGTGAAGGCCGAAATCGTGCGGCTGTTCGACATGCTCGGGCAGCGGCCGGAGTGGGCGTCGGAGAATGCCGACCGCGCGTGA
- a CDS encoding protein-L-isoaspartate O-methyltransferase family protein — translation MNIENARFNMIEQQIRPWDVLDLDVLGLLSIVKRENYVPAEYRDLAFADLELPLPGGRTKMLFPRVEARVLQELTVKKHENVLLIGAGSGYLAALFAHRAQQVTAVEIDPAIAKFAEENLRNDGVTNAEVVLGDGSRGWAGKAPYDVICVAGGLPVVPQEMLEQLKVGGRLSAFVGGRPVMKAQIITRIDDKQYRVADVFETYIDHLVNAIEPSRFKF, via the coding sequence ATGAATATCGAAAACGCGCGTTTCAACATGATCGAACAGCAGATCCGGCCGTGGGACGTGCTGGATCTGGACGTCCTGGGCCTGCTGTCGATCGTCAAGCGTGAAAACTACGTTCCGGCCGAATACCGCGATCTCGCGTTCGCCGACCTCGAACTGCCGCTGCCCGGCGGCCGCACCAAGATGCTGTTCCCGCGCGTCGAAGCGCGCGTGCTGCAGGAGCTGACGGTCAAGAAGCATGAAAACGTGCTCCTGATCGGCGCGGGCTCGGGCTACCTGGCCGCGCTGTTCGCGCATCGCGCGCAGCAGGTGACGGCCGTCGAGATCGATCCGGCAATCGCGAAGTTCGCGGAAGAGAACCTCCGCAACGACGGCGTGACCAACGCGGAAGTCGTGCTCGGCGACGGTTCGCGCGGCTGGGCCGGCAAGGCGCCGTACGACGTGATCTGCGTCGCGGGCGGCCTGCCCGTCGTGCCGCAGGAGATGCTCGAACAGCTGAAGGTCGGCGGCCGCCTGTCGGCATTCGTCGGTGGCCGTCCGGTGATGAAGGCGCAGATCATCACGCGCATCGACGACAAGCAGTACCGCGTCGCCGACGTGTTCGAAACCTACATCGACCACCTCGTCAACGCGATCGAGCCGTCGCGCTTCAAGTTCTGA
- a CDS encoding YkgJ family cysteine cluster protein codes for MPVRPAPADIPPPHACREGCGACCIAPSISSPIPGMPDGKPAGVRCVQLGDDLRCRIFGRPERPACCSGLQPSADMCGASRDDALVWLTRLEAATQPSPRSGMVR; via the coding sequence ATGCCTGTCCGCCCGGCGCCCGCCGATATCCCGCCGCCGCATGCGTGCCGCGAGGGCTGCGGCGCGTGCTGCATCGCGCCGTCGATTTCCAGCCCGATTCCGGGCATGCCCGACGGCAAGCCGGCCGGCGTGCGCTGCGTGCAGCTCGGTGACGACCTGCGCTGCCGGATTTTCGGCCGACCCGAGCGTCCCGCGTGCTGTTCCGGGTTGCAGCCGTCCGCCGACATGTGCGGCGCGTCGCGCGACGACGCACTTGTGTGGCTCACGCGCCTCGAGGCCGCGACGCAGCCGTCGCCGCGTAGCGGCATGGTGCGGTAG
- a CDS encoding MFS transporter — protein sequence MFKAIDAPAAGAKPRRTPLTREQVKGFWAVYAGWVLDGVDSVIYALVLIPALTELLPASGIAATPANLGLYGSILFALFLIGWGLSFVWGPLADRFGRVRTLAASILIYSVFTGAAAFVHDVWALAACRLIAGIGVGGEWALAGTYVAESWPEDRRKMGAGYLQTGYYFGFFIAACLNYTIGATYGWRAMFLCGLAPALLAVFTVMRVKEPGQWRRHDARDGDVADARRVHPLREIFAPAFLRRTLTSASLVGVAIVGLWAGSVYEASAVSTLAARAGIDHIGALRLASVGAAILSCATIAGCLAAPWLSERLGRRVALGVYFAGMAGAIVFAFGWAFYQPNGLTAFMVSLAFLGFFGGNFAIFSLWLPEQYPTRVRATAFAFNASVGRFIGAGVNFLLGAAIHGYGSLGVPVAWTAAVFVVGILILPFAVETRHQTLPE from the coding sequence ATGTTCAAGGCGATCGACGCGCCGGCGGCCGGCGCGAAGCCGCGGCGCACGCCGCTCACGCGCGAGCAGGTCAAGGGCTTCTGGGCCGTGTACGCGGGCTGGGTGCTCGACGGCGTGGATTCGGTGATCTACGCGCTCGTGCTGATTCCCGCACTGACCGAACTGCTGCCGGCATCCGGCATCGCGGCGACGCCCGCGAATCTCGGCTTGTACGGCTCGATCCTGTTCGCGCTGTTTCTGATCGGCTGGGGGCTGTCGTTCGTCTGGGGGCCGCTCGCCGACCGCTTCGGCCGCGTGCGCACGCTCGCCGCGAGCATCCTGATCTATTCGGTGTTCACCGGCGCGGCCGCGTTCGTGCACGACGTGTGGGCGCTGGCCGCGTGCCGGCTGATCGCCGGGATCGGCGTCGGCGGCGAATGGGCGCTCGCGGGCACCTACGTCGCCGAGAGCTGGCCGGAAGACCGCCGCAAGATGGGCGCCGGCTACCTGCAGACGGGTTACTACTTCGGCTTCTTCATCGCGGCCTGCCTGAACTACACGATCGGCGCGACCTACGGCTGGCGCGCGATGTTCCTGTGCGGGCTGGCCCCCGCACTGCTCGCGGTGTTCACCGTGATGCGCGTGAAGGAACCGGGGCAGTGGCGCCGGCACGACGCGCGCGATGGCGACGTGGCCGACGCGCGGCGCGTGCATCCGCTGCGCGAGATCTTCGCACCGGCATTCCTGCGCCGCACGCTGACGAGCGCGAGCCTCGTCGGCGTCGCGATCGTCGGGCTATGGGCGGGCTCGGTCTACGAGGCGAGCGCGGTCAGTACGCTGGCGGCGCGCGCGGGCATCGATCACATCGGCGCGCTGCGGCTTGCGTCGGTCGGCGCGGCGATCCTGTCGTGCGCGACGATCGCCGGCTGCCTGGCCGCGCCGTGGCTGTCGGAGCGGCTCGGCCGGCGCGTGGCGCTCGGCGTCTATTTCGCGGGCATGGCCGGCGCGATCGTGTTCGCGTTCGGCTGGGCGTTCTACCAGCCGAACGGGCTCACGGCGTTCATGGTGTCGCTCGCGTTCCTCGGTTTCTTCGGCGGCAATTTCGCGATCTTCTCGCTGTGGCTGCCCGAGCAGTATCCGACGCGCGTGCGGGCGACCGCGTTCGCATTCAACGCGTCGGTCGGCCGCTTCATCGGCGCGGGCGTGAACTTCCTGCTCGGCGCGGCGATTCACGGCTACGGGTCGCTCGGTGTACCGGTCGCATGGACCGCGGCCGTGTTCGTGGTCGGCATCCTGATCCTGCCGTTCGCGGTCGAAACGCGCCACCAGACACTGCCCGAATGA
- the hemN gene encoding oxygen-independent coproporphyrinogen III oxidase yields the protein MSSGSADTMFRPDLLAKYGANGPRYTSYPTALQFRDDFDTADYVRAASDPGASSSELSLYFHIPFCNTACFYCGCNKIATNNRRRARPYLDQLKREMALQAALFDPSRPVTQLHWGGGTPTFLSDDETAELMAATREHFALAPDADAEFSIEIDPRTVTPATLVHLRTIGFNRLSLGVQDFDPLVQQAINRIQPLAMTADLLGAARATGFHSVSVDLIYGLPHQTVAVFARTLETIIELAPDRLSVFGYAHMPHLFKMQRQIDETTLPPPETRVALLGLAIDMLTSAGYVYIGMDHFARPSDELVRAQRNGTLQRNFQGYSTRADTDLVGFGVSSIGKVGDVYAQNAKDLPAYGAALDAGRLPIARGVRLTPDDRLRRDVITQLMCNLELPFSHVEAAHGIRFADHFARELDALRPFERDGLLTIARDRLTIHPAGRMVVRNIAMAFDAYLGQTSRQRYSRTV from the coding sequence ATGAGCTCTGGTTCTGCCGACACAATGTTCCGTCCCGATTTGCTCGCGAAATACGGCGCGAACGGGCCGCGCTATACGTCGTACCCAACCGCGCTGCAGTTTCGCGACGATTTCGACACGGCCGACTACGTGCGCGCGGCCAGCGACCCCGGCGCGTCGTCGAGCGAGCTGTCGCTGTACTTCCACATCCCGTTCTGCAACACAGCGTGCTTCTACTGCGGCTGCAACAAGATCGCGACCAACAACCGCCGCCGCGCGCGCCCGTATCTCGACCAGCTGAAGCGCGAGATGGCGCTGCAGGCCGCGCTGTTCGATCCGTCACGCCCGGTCACGCAACTGCACTGGGGCGGAGGCACGCCGACCTTTCTTTCCGATGACGAAACGGCCGAGCTGATGGCGGCCACCCGCGAGCACTTCGCGCTCGCGCCGGATGCCGACGCCGAGTTCTCGATCGAGATCGATCCGCGCACGGTCACGCCCGCGACGCTCGTCCACCTGCGCACGATCGGCTTCAACCGGCTGAGCCTCGGCGTGCAGGATTTCGATCCGCTCGTGCAGCAGGCGATCAACCGCATCCAGCCGCTCGCGATGACGGCCGACCTGCTCGGCGCCGCGCGCGCGACGGGCTTCCATTCGGTCAGCGTCGACCTGATCTACGGCTTGCCGCACCAGACGGTCGCCGTGTTCGCGCGCACGCTCGAGACGATCATCGAACTCGCGCCCGACCGGCTGTCGGTGTTCGGCTACGCGCACATGCCGCACCTGTTCAAGATGCAGCGGCAGATCGACGAAACGACGCTGCCGCCGCCCGAAACGCGCGTCGCGCTGCTCGGCCTCGCGATCGACATGCTGACGTCGGCCGGCTACGTGTACATCGGGATGGACCACTTCGCGCGGCCGTCCGACGAGCTCGTGCGCGCGCAGCGCAACGGCACGCTGCAGCGCAATTTCCAGGGCTACAGCACGCGCGCGGATACCGACCTCGTCGGTTTCGGCGTGTCGTCGATCGGCAAGGTCGGCGACGTCTACGCGCAGAACGCGAAGGACCTGCCCGCGTACGGCGCCGCGCTCGACGCGGGCCGGCTGCCGATCGCTCGCGGCGTGCGGCTCACGCCCGACGACCGGCTGCGCCGCGACGTGATCACGCAACTGATGTGCAACCTCGAACTGCCGTTCTCGCATGTCGAGGCCGCGCACGGCATCCGTTTCGCCGATCATTTCGCGCGCGAGCTCGACGCGCTGCGACCGTTCGAGCGCGACGGGCTGCTGACGATCGCGCGCGACCGCCTGACGATCCATCCGGCCGGCCGGATGGTCGTGCGCAACATCGCGATGGCGTTCGACGCGTATCTCGGCCAGACGTCGCGGCAGCGCTACTCGCGCACGGTCTAG
- a CDS encoding CaiB/BaiF CoA transferase family protein, producing the protein MQALKGIRVVDLSRALSGPFCSMVLADLGADVIKVESGPNGDMSRAWGPFDRGVSTYYLSCNRNKRGICVDFRQPAGLDVVRRLIAQADVVIENFKAGTMDAMGLGYDALSAHDPRLVMGSVTAFGPRGPLRDWPGFDQIAQGYAGLMSLTGFPDGEPTRTGTAIGDLSSGMWVATGVMAALFERERTGRGQHVGTSLLESLVALLSVHGQRYLSLGDVPRRTGNAHAVIAPYGVFQTADGPLNLAPITTDMWLRLCRLLDLPELPNDPRFATNDARVEHRDALKALLESRLSTRGKREWTQRFVEAGLPAGPINTLDEVFDDPQLAHCGLVEPVAHPTLGTLRQVVTPLGGMGDDVPAPRTRHAPPLLGEHTVDVLREAGYGDDAIDALLAERAIFQAEAVAEALQ; encoded by the coding sequence ATGCAGGCATTAAAAGGAATCAGGGTCGTCGATTTGAGTCGAGCGCTGTCGGGGCCGTTCTGCTCGATGGTGCTCGCCGATCTCGGCGCCGACGTGATCAAGGTCGAGTCGGGGCCGAACGGCGACATGAGCCGCGCATGGGGGCCGTTCGATCGCGGCGTGAGCACGTACTACCTGTCCTGCAACCGCAACAAGCGCGGCATCTGCGTGGATTTCCGGCAGCCGGCCGGCCTCGACGTCGTGCGCCGGCTGATCGCGCAGGCCGACGTCGTGATCGAGAATTTCAAGGCAGGCACGATGGACGCGATGGGGCTCGGCTACGACGCACTGAGCGCGCATGATCCGCGGCTCGTGATGGGCAGCGTCACCGCGTTCGGCCCGCGCGGCCCGTTGCGCGACTGGCCGGGCTTCGACCAGATCGCGCAGGGCTATGCCGGGCTGATGAGCCTCACCGGCTTCCCGGATGGCGAGCCGACCCGCACGGGCACCGCGATCGGCGATCTCAGCTCGGGGATGTGGGTCGCGACCGGCGTGATGGCCGCGCTGTTCGAGCGGGAACGCACGGGGCGCGGGCAGCATGTCGGCACGTCGCTGCTCGAAAGCCTCGTCGCACTGCTGAGCGTGCATGGGCAACGCTACCTGAGCCTCGGCGACGTGCCGCGCCGCACCGGCAATGCGCATGCGGTGATCGCGCCGTACGGCGTGTTCCAGACGGCCGACGGGCCGCTCAACCTCGCGCCGATCACGACCGACATGTGGCTGCGGCTGTGCCGGTTGCTGGATCTGCCCGAGCTGCCGAACGATCCTCGCTTCGCGACCAACGATGCGCGCGTCGAGCACCGCGACGCACTGAAGGCGCTGCTCGAAAGCCGGCTGAGCACCCGCGGCAAGCGCGAATGGACGCAGCGTTTCGTCGAGGCCGGGTTGCCGGCCGGGCCGATCAATACGCTGGACGAAGTATTCGACGATCCGCAGCTCGCGCACTGCGGGCTGGTCGAACCGGTCGCGCATCCGACGCTCGGGACGCTGCGCCAGGTCGTCACGCCGCTCGGCGGGATGGGTGACGATGTGCCTGCGCCGCGCACGCGCCATGCGCCGCCGCTGCTCGGCGAGCATACGGTCGACGTGCTGCGCGAAGCGGGCTACGGCGACGACGCGATCGACGCACTGCTGGCCGAGCGCGCGATCTTCCAGGCGGAAGCTGTAGCGGAGGCGCTGCAATGA
- a CDS encoding LysE/ArgO family amino acid transporter: MLDTSDFIEGLLLGAGLFTPVGPKDAFVIKRSISSPHLVSIAVVCAGSDALLIALGAHGLSAMLSRHPGVVSAALWAGVAYLASYGLLALRSAIRRRRPEHVDGSRAGSEPTWSRTLLATAAVSLLNPSAWIDTVLLLGTVIVSHTPAARAPFAIGATTASLAWFLMLAYGARACRAWFARVLAWRVLDFFVAVVMLGFAVRFAIDAI, translated from the coding sequence GTGCTCGACACCTCTGACTTCATCGAAGGCCTGCTGCTTGGCGCCGGCCTGTTCACGCCGGTCGGCCCCAAGGACGCCTTCGTCATCAAGCGCTCGATCTCGAGCCCCCATCTGGTCTCCATTGCCGTTGTCTGCGCAGGCAGCGACGCGCTGCTGATCGCACTCGGCGCGCATGGTTTGTCGGCGATGCTGTCGCGGCATCCCGGTGTGGTGTCGGCCGCGCTGTGGGCCGGCGTCGCGTATCTCGCCAGTTATGGCCTGCTCGCGCTGCGCTCGGCGATCCGGCGGCGACGGCCAGAGCACGTCGACGGTTCACGCGCAGGCAGCGAACCCACGTGGTCGCGCACGCTGCTCGCGACCGCCGCCGTCTCGCTGCTCAATCCATCTGCGTGGATCGACACCGTGCTGCTGCTCGGCACCGTGATCGTGAGCCACACGCCCGCCGCACGCGCGCCGTTCGCGATCGGCGCGACGACGGCTTCGCTCGCGTGGTTCCTGATGCTCGCCTATGGCGCGCGCGCGTGCCGTGCATGGTTCGCTCGCGTGCTCGCGTGGCGTGTGCTCGATTTTTTCGTCGCAGTGGTGATGCTCGGCTTCGCGGTACGTTTCGCGATCGACGCGATTTAG
- a CDS encoding undecaprenyl-diphosphate phosphatase: protein MDWILICKALILGVVEGLTEFLPVSSTGHLIVAGSFLSFNDSHAKTFDVVIQFGAILAVCWEYRQRIASIVSGLPSRPDARRFTLNVVIATIPAIALGLLFEKKIKAVLFSPVPVAFALVVGGAIILWAEARQRERSEPPRVMSVDALTPLDALKVGIAQCFALVPGMSRSGSTIIGGMLFGLDRRVATEFSFFLAIPIIFGATLYETVKDWQAFTVDSLGLFALGLVAAFVSAFVCVRWLLRYVATHDFTVFAWYRIAFGLFVLLVGYSGWLNWA, encoded by the coding sequence ATGGACTGGATCCTGATCTGCAAGGCATTGATCCTCGGCGTCGTCGAGGGGCTGACGGAATTCCTGCCGGTGTCGAGCACCGGCCACCTGATCGTCGCGGGCAGCTTCCTGAGTTTCAACGATTCGCACGCGAAAACCTTCGACGTCGTGATCCAGTTCGGCGCGATCCTCGCGGTCTGCTGGGAGTACCGGCAACGGATCGCGTCCATCGTGTCCGGGCTGCCGAGCCGGCCCGACGCGCGGCGTTTCACGCTGAACGTCGTGATCGCGACGATTCCCGCGATCGCGCTTGGCCTCCTGTTCGAGAAGAAGATCAAGGCCGTGCTGTTCTCGCCGGTGCCCGTTGCATTCGCCCTCGTCGTGGGCGGCGCGATCATCCTGTGGGCCGAGGCGAGGCAGCGCGAGCGCAGCGAGCCGCCGCGCGTGATGTCGGTCGACGCGCTGACGCCGCTCGATGCACTGAAGGTCGGCATCGCGCAATGCTTCGCGCTGGTACCCGGTATGTCGCGGTCGGGCTCGACGATCATCGGCGGGATGCTGTTCGGCCTCGACCGGCGCGTCGCCACCGAATTCTCGTTCTTCCTCGCGATCCCGATCATCTTCGGCGCGACGCTCTACGAAACCGTCAAGGACTGGCAGGCATTCACTGTCGATTCGCTCGGCCTGTTCGCCCTCGGGCTCGTCGCGGCGTTCGTCAGCGCGTTCGTGTGCGTGCGCTGGCTGCTGCGCTACGTTGCGACGCACGATTTCACGGTGTTCGCGTGGTACCGGATCGCGTTCGGGCTGTTCGTGTTGCTGGTGGGTTACAGCGGGTGGCTGAACTGGGCGTGA
- a CDS encoding mandelate racemase/muconate lactonizing enzyme family protein has protein sequence MRITAIREQAIPVSRYADPSIPSGGLTTSVVAVITDVVRDGRPVTGYGYASVGRFAQGGLIRERFAPRLLAAADTLADEAGTNLDPFRAWRAMMAGEKPGGHGERCVAVGTLDMAIWDAAAKIANLPLHRFLADRLARTAAPRVRVYAGGGYRYPHDDLARLSDEMRRIADLGYTHAKIKIGGADLDQDRRRIEAAAARLADSSHLAVDAMNTYDATTVQGAATMLAPFDLWWFEDICDPLDLPLQADVAARYASPIAAGEALFSLAEAKLLDRYGGLRSDRDVLVFDPVHCYGLPGYLQIVDHFVSRGWRRDAFWPHGGHLFSLHVVAALGLGGAEVNPFAFHPFSGLADGETVDAGYAQVPQAPGIGFELHADAHDAFRTVSGR, from the coding sequence ATGCGCATCACCGCCATCCGCGAGCAAGCGATCCCCGTCTCTCGTTATGCCGACCCGTCCATTCCATCCGGCGGCCTGACGACGAGTGTCGTCGCGGTCATCACCGACGTCGTGCGCGACGGCCGCCCCGTGACGGGTTATGGCTACGCATCGGTCGGCCGTTTCGCGCAGGGCGGACTGATCCGCGAACGGTTCGCGCCGCGCCTGCTGGCTGCGGCCGATACACTCGCCGACGAAGCCGGCACCAACCTCGACCCGTTCCGCGCCTGGCGCGCGATGATGGCCGGCGAAAAGCCCGGCGGACACGGCGAACGATGCGTGGCAGTCGGCACGCTCGACATGGCGATCTGGGACGCCGCCGCGAAGATCGCCAACCTGCCGCTCCATCGCTTTCTCGCCGACCGGCTCGCTCGCACGGCAGCACCACGCGTGCGCGTGTACGCGGGCGGCGGCTATCGCTATCCGCATGATGATCTCGCGCGGCTGTCGGACGAGATGCGCCGCATCGCCGATCTCGGCTACACGCACGCGAAGATCAAGATCGGCGGCGCGGATCTCGACCAGGACAGGCGACGCATCGAAGCCGCCGCCGCGCGCCTCGCCGACAGTTCGCATCTGGCGGTCGACGCGATGAACACGTACGACGCGACGACCGTGCAAGGCGCCGCGACGATGCTCGCGCCGTTCGACCTCTGGTGGTTCGAGGACATCTGCGACCCGCTCGATCTGCCGCTGCAGGCGGACGTTGCCGCGCGATATGCTTCGCCTATTGCGGCCGGTGAAGCATTGTTCTCGCTCGCGGAAGCGAAGCTGCTCGACCGCTACGGCGGCCTGCGCAGCGACCGCGATGTGCTCGTGTTCGATCCGGTGCATTGCTACGGGCTGCCGGGCTATCTGCAGATCGTCGACCACTTCGTGTCGCGCGGCTGGCGGCGCGACGCGTTCTGGCCGCATGGCGGCCACCTGTTCTCGCTGCACGTCGTTGCCGCGCTCGGGCTCGGCGGCGCGGAAGTCAATCCGTTCGCGTTCCATCCGTTCAGTGGACTCGCCGATGGCGAAACCGTCGACGCGGGCTACGCACAGGTACCGCAGGCACCGGGCATCGGCTTCGAACTGCATGCCGACGCGCACGACGCGTTTCGCACGGTATCGGGCCGCTGA